One Glycine max cultivar Williams 82 chromosome 3, Glycine_max_v4.0, whole genome shotgun sequence DNA window includes the following coding sequences:
- the LOC100790210 gene encoding ER lumen protein-retaining receptor, whose translation MGSKIGNSPLNVLFERLRKLSMKVKILLGVLFALCALVALKLIVKRHYYFFIASEVAHAAGTIALVYKLFALKTCSGLSLITQELTALFLAGRICCSNFAVASMHTYLDLISLLSTLLIIWMIRFKLKSSYIKELDNMRLYFVVVPSAILAIIIHPYSPHWNFSRIVFAFSLYLEAVSVLPQLRFLQNAKMIETFTGYYVFALGVSRFLALAHWIILIYETRGGFLFLAGSGYFWFLAAFIAEIVQSFILADFCYYYIKSFMQGQLLRKMPV comes from the exons ATGGGATCAAAGATAGGTAATTCCCCATTGAATGTTTTGTTTGAGAGGTTGAGGAAATTGTCAATGAAAGTGAAGATCCTTTTGGGGGTATTGTTTGCTTTATGTGCTTTGGTGGCCTTAAAGTTAATCGTCAAAAGGCACTACTATTTCTTCATAGCCTCTGAAGTAGCCCATGCTGCTGGGACAATTGCCCTCGTATACAAGCTTTTCGCCCTAAAGACCTGCTCTG GTTTATCACTTATAACCCAAGAGCTCACAGCTTTATTCCTAGCAGGAAGAATATGTTGTAGCAACTTCGCAGTGGCTAGCATGCACACCTATCTAGATCTGATATCTCTTTTATCAACATTATTGATCATATGGATGATAAGATTCAAGTTAAAGTCATCCTATATCAAAGAGCTTGATAATATGCGACTATACTTTGTG GTGGTGCCTTCTGCAATCCTTGCCATAATAATCCACCCTTATTCACCTCACTGGAATTTCAGTCGAATTGTTTTCGCATTCAGTTTATATTTAGAAGCTGTTTCTGTTCTCCCTCAACTTCGTTTTCTGCAGAATGCAAAG ATGATTGAAACATTTACAGGGTATTATGTATTCGCTCTCGGTGTTTCAAGATTCTTGGCACTGGCTCATTGGATAATTCTG atTTATGAGACTCGAGGGGGATTTCTATTTTTGGCTGGGAGTGGCTATTTCTGGTTCTTGGCAGCTTTTATCGCAGAGATTGTTCAATCGTTCATCTTAGCTGACTTCTGTTACTATTACATAAAGAG CTTCATGCAAGGACAACTTTTGAGGAAAATGCCTGTTTAA